A genomic stretch from Flavobacterium nitratireducens includes:
- a CDS encoding molybdopterin molybdotransferase MoeA — MPKGKIYESNSLMIEAALQTIGIKKTTVFKVKDSLKKTIKAVESCLANFDVLLISGGISVGDYDYVKEALLKNGVTELFYKINQKPGKPLFFGTKENKIVFALPGNPASSLTCFYVYAFPALKKLMGFEAIHLPEMKKKISTDFKNTTGKTLFLKALYGDEKVTVLESQSSAMLNTFSVANGLIVIPHDITHVKANQEVVVLPFN, encoded by the coding sequence TTGCCAAAAGGAAAAATTTACGAAAGTAATTCGCTAATGATAGAAGCGGCTTTACAAACAATCGGGATTAAAAAAACGACTGTTTTTAAGGTTAAAGATAGTCTGAAAAAAACGATTAAAGCAGTAGAAAGCTGTTTGGCTAATTTTGATGTTTTGTTGATTTCAGGCGGAATTTCGGTAGGGGATTATGATTATGTCAAAGAAGCTTTGTTGAAAAACGGAGTGACTGAGTTGTTTTATAAGATCAATCAAAAACCGGGTAAGCCTTTGTTTTTTGGAACAAAAGAAAATAAAATTGTCTTTGCTTTACCGGGAAATCCCGCTTCTTCACTGACTTGTTTTTATGTATATGCTTTTCCTGCTTTGAAAAAGTTGATGGGATTTGAAGCAATACATTTGCCGGAAATGAAGAAAAAGATAAGTACAGATTTTAAAAATACAACTGGAAAGACCTTGTTTTTAAAAGCGCTTTACGGAGATGAAAAAGTAACGGTTTTGGAGAGTCAGAGTTCGGCAATGTTGAATACTTTTTCGGTTGCAAATGGTTTAATTGTCATACCACATGATATTACTCATGTTAAGGCGAATCAGGAAGTTGTAGTTTTGCCTTTTAATTGA
- the rocD gene encoding ornithine--oxo-acid transaminase: MEQIQEIHSPKSEELINKENNYGAHNYHPLPVVLEKGEGVFVWDVDGKKYYDFLSAYSAVNQGHCHPKIVGAMLEQAQKLTLTSRAFYNDKLGVYEEFVTQYFGFDKVLPMNTGAEAVETAVKLCRKWAYEVKGIAENQAQIIVCENNFHGRTTTIISFSNDETARKSFGPFTEGFIKIEYDNLDALEKALESSKNIAGFLVEPIQGEAGVYVPSEGYLAKAKALCEKHNVLFIADEVQTGIARTGKLLAVQHENVQPDILILGKAISGGVYPVSAVLANNSIMNVIKPGQHGSTFGGNPVAAAVAIAALEVIKEEKLAENAERLGVILRKGLNEIAAKNSLIKLVRGKGLLNAIVIDCDEESDLAWNICLKFRDYGLLAKPTHGNKIRLAPPLVITENQIQDCLSIIEKALNDFK; encoded by the coding sequence ATGGAACAAATACAGGAAATTCACTCTCCAAAATCGGAAGAATTAATTAATAAAGAAAATAATTATGGAGCTCATAATTACCATCCTTTACCAGTAGTTTTGGAAAAAGGAGAAGGTGTATTTGTGTGGGATGTAGATGGAAAAAAATATTACGATTTTTTATCGGCTTACTCAGCGGTTAATCAAGGACACTGTCATCCTAAAATTGTGGGAGCAATGCTTGAGCAAGCCCAAAAATTAACCTTAACTTCTCGTGCATTTTATAATGATAAATTAGGTGTTTACGAAGAATTTGTAACGCAATATTTTGGTTTTGATAAGGTTTTACCAATGAATACAGGAGCAGAAGCTGTCGAAACTGCTGTGAAGTTATGTAGAAAATGGGCCTATGAAGTAAAAGGAATTGCTGAGAATCAAGCACAAATCATTGTTTGTGAAAACAATTTTCATGGAAGAACTACAACTATTATTTCTTTTTCGAACGACGAAACGGCTCGCAAAAGTTTTGGGCCTTTTACGGAAGGATTTATAAAAATAGAATATGATAATCTGGATGCATTGGAAAAAGCATTGGAATCTTCAAAAAATATTGCTGGCTTTTTAGTAGAACCTATTCAAGGTGAAGCAGGAGTTTATGTTCCTAGCGAAGGATATTTGGCGAAAGCCAAAGCATTATGCGAAAAACACAATGTGTTATTTATTGCCGATGAAGTTCAAACAGGTATTGCTCGTACTGGAAAATTATTGGCAGTACAACATGAAAACGTACAACCCGATATCTTAATTTTAGGAAAAGCCATTTCAGGAGGTGTATATCCTGTTTCGGCTGTTTTGGCTAATAATTCAATAATGAATGTAATCAAGCCAGGGCAACACGGTTCTACTTTTGGGGGTAATCCTGTCGCTGCTGCGGTAGCAATTGCTGCATTAGAAGTTATCAAAGAGGAGAAGTTAGCCGAAAATGCTGAACGATTGGGTGTGATTTTGAGAAAAGGACTAAACGAAATTGCAGCTAAGAATTCATTGATTAAGCTAGTAAGAGGAAAAGGTTTATTGAATGCAATAGTAATTGATTGTGATGAAGAATCAGATTTAGCATGGAATATCTGTTTGAAATTCAGAGATTATGGTTTGCTGGCTAAACCTACACATGGCAACAAAATTCGTTTAGCGCCACCGTTAGTGATTACAGAAAATCAAATACAAGACTGTTTGTCAATTATCGAAAAAGCGTTAAACGATTTTAAATAA
- the cobA gene encoding uroporphyrinogen-III C-methyltransferase, with the protein MKEANTPRLTIVGAGPGDVELITIKAIKALGDADVVLYDALVNEDLLQYAAAGTEIVFVGKRFGCHAYTQDQINELIVVMAQKHGHVVRLKGGDPFVFGRGSEEIEFAQKHGLETAIVPGISSALGVPASNGISLTQRGISESFWVITGTTSAHKLSTDVSLAAQSSATVVILMGMNKLDEIVSIYQNNRTDDLPVAIIQNGTKDTQKKVIGTVSTISKLVAEHKLASPAIIVIGEVVNHTSELAVFTKAAYSDDEFIFQNLNVTE; encoded by the coding sequence ATGAAAGAGGCAAACACACCAAGATTAACAATTGTAGGAGCTGGTCCTGGCGATGTGGAATTAATTACCATTAAAGCCATCAAAGCTTTAGGAGATGCGGATGTAGTGCTTTATGATGCGCTGGTGAATGAGGATTTGTTACAATATGCTGCTGCAGGAACCGAAATAGTTTTTGTGGGTAAGCGTTTTGGTTGTCATGCCTATACTCAGGATCAGATAAATGAATTGATTGTGGTTATGGCTCAAAAACACGGTCATGTGGTGCGATTAAAAGGAGGTGATCCGTTTGTTTTTGGTAGAGGAAGTGAAGAAATTGAATTTGCTCAAAAACATGGTCTGGAAACGGCTATTGTTCCGGGAATATCTTCGGCTTTAGGAGTTCCGGCTTCTAACGGAATCAGTTTAACACAACGCGGAATTTCAGAAAGTTTTTGGGTAATTACAGGAACAACTTCGGCACATAAATTATCGACTGATGTTAGTTTGGCAGCGCAGTCGTCGGCTACGGTGGTGATTTTAATGGGAATGAATAAACTGGACGAAATTGTATCTATTTATCAAAACAACAGAACCGATGATTTGCCGGTGGCTATCATTCAAAACGGAACGAAAGACACACAGAAAAAAGTAATAGGAACGGTAAGTACCATCAGTAAATTAGTAGCTGAACACAAACTGGCTTCACCGGCTATTATCGTAATTGGAGAGGTGGTAAATCATACTTCAGAATTAGCTGTTTTTACTAAAGCGGCTTATAGTGATGACGAATTTATTTTTCAAAATTTAAATGTAACTGAATAA
- a CDS encoding arginase has product MDRVIKLIKNRSDIGGGTRGSDLGVDALEVAAINHGSEYFNQFTFEDVKTHNETIYDKNRNTFAKRIEFVLEQCTRVSYAIKRTLEAHFLPIVLSGDHSSALGTISGIKAMYPHKTLGVVWIDAHADLHSPYTSPSGNIHGMPLGAALGFDNLKCQINEVIPETQLHWEEMKNIGIPGSKLEAEHLIYFGVRDTEEAEDFQIAQLGIKNFRVEEVRYKGLANCVERALSKLEHCDMIYVSFDVDSLDCDLVSNGTGTPVSKGFDHYEVIAIINQIIASRKVICVEFCEINPLLDTKGNKMAETAFEVLEQITSSLVLPNE; this is encoded by the coding sequence ATGGATCGGGTAATTAAATTAATAAAAAATCGCTCGGATATTGGTGGTGGAACTCGTGGTTCTGATTTAGGAGTGGATGCATTAGAAGTTGCAGCAATCAATCATGGAAGTGAATATTTTAATCAATTTACCTTCGAAGATGTTAAGACGCATAACGAAACCATTTACGATAAGAATCGAAATACATTTGCGAAACGTATTGAGTTTGTTTTAGAACAATGTACTCGTGTTTCCTATGCAATTAAGCGTACTTTAGAAGCCCATTTTTTACCTATTGTTTTATCAGGAGATCATTCTTCAGCTTTGGGAACTATTAGCGGAATTAAAGCTATGTATCCTCATAAAACATTAGGTGTTGTGTGGATTGATGCTCATGCTGATTTGCATTCGCCTTATACTTCTCCTTCAGGAAATATTCATGGAATGCCTCTTGGAGCTGCTTTAGGTTTTGATAATTTAAAATGTCAAATCAATGAAGTAATTCCGGAAACGCAACTTCATTGGGAGGAAATGAAAAATATTGGAATTCCTGGTTCTAAATTAGAGGCTGAACATTTAATTTATTTTGGAGTACGGGATACTGAGGAGGCTGAAGACTTCCAAATTGCACAATTAGGTATTAAAAATTTCCGTGTTGAGGAGGTTCGTTATAAAGGTTTAGCTAATTGTGTAGAAAGAGCATTGTCGAAATTAGAACATTGTGATATGATATATGTTTCATTTGATGTTGATTCTTTAGATTGTGATTTGGTATCAAATGGAACAGGAACACCGGTTTCAAAAGGTTTTGATCACTATGAAGTAATTGCTATAATTAATCAAATTATTGCTTCTCGAAAAGTAATTTGTGTAGAATTCTGCGAAATCAATCCGCTTTTGGATACCAAAGGAAACAAAATGGCGGAAACCGCTTTTGAGGTTTTAGAACAAATTACATCCAGTTTGGTTTTGCCAAATGAGTAG
- a CDS encoding molybdenum cofactor guanylyltransferase, translating into MKKVTVSILCGGKSSRMQSEKGLVLFQGNPFIEHIIEAVKPISNEIQLVTNTANYDYLPYQKIKDIEIDKGPIGGIYSALVHSQSETNLILSCDIPLISTEILLELINKHTTDFEVSVFSDTNKIHPLIGIYSKKIIPVLKKAIEENELKMMHLLAKVNHQIIEVTGEKSKQFRNVNSLTELQELNTNLY; encoded by the coding sequence ATGAAAAAAGTAACTGTATCAATTCTTTGTGGAGGCAAAAGTAGCCGAATGCAATCGGAGAAAGGATTAGTGCTTTTTCAGGGAAATCCATTTATTGAGCATATCATTGAAGCGGTTAAGCCTATTAGTAATGAAATACAATTAGTGACAAATACAGCAAATTATGATTATTTGCCGTATCAAAAAATAAAAGATATTGAAATAGACAAAGGACCTATTGGCGGAATTTATTCGGCTTTGGTTCATTCTCAATCGGAAACTAATTTGATATTGAGTTGTGATATTCCGCTGATTTCAACCGAAATATTATTGGAATTGATTAACAAACATACAACAGATTTTGAGGTTTCTGTTTTTTCAGATACCAATAAAATCCATCCTTTGATAGGAATTTATTCGAAAAAAATAATTCCGGTTCTAAAAAAGGCTATAGAAGAAAATGAATTAAAAATGATGCACTTGTTAGCAAAAGTGAATCATCAAATAATAGAAGTTACAGGCGAGAAAAGCAAGCAATTTAGAAATGTCAATTCGCTAACCGAATTGCAAGAACTGAATACCAATTTATACTGA